Proteins encoded within one genomic window of Paraglaciecola psychrophila 170:
- a CDS encoding lipopolysaccharide biosynthesis protein — protein sequence MLKAKFTLKNQAISAMGWASGLQFISQFISFLLGIFLARLLIPDDFGLVAMVLVFTAFAQLLTDFGLSASLIQTKYLDKIQINTCFWFSLIVGLILTFVMVFFSSQMANFYQRIEIIDICISLSFLFLFNSVSSVPKAIMSKELRHKEIGLIDLYANITGSFIALTCALSGMSYWSLVIQQLVTNFIRTALLLYKSHITILFCFSLSTLKSLFRFSFYVFCTQTLRQITLQTDKMLVGRFLDSTTLGLYSKAYQLMLFPINNISRVLANVMFPTLSKIQDDPDRIGRIYLKTIGCISFLTFPMMLGLICISPYFIEVVLGTAWINMSPYLQFFCGIGMLMSIVTITGSIYLAMGHSKLQFKVNLINQPLQIAGFVIGIQFGIQGMMFGFTVAYIISALITWSTAMKLINLNLMHIVKSLFPTLIITLMMAASITGLDILFLTNNSPISKLIILILAGSLTYASLSILLKPKPFIHIMELINEKRNKTQSD from the coding sequence ATGTTAAAAGCTAAATTCACACTAAAAAATCAAGCAATAAGCGCAATGGGCTGGGCTAGCGGTTTACAATTTATTTCTCAATTCATTTCGTTTCTACTCGGAATTTTTCTCGCAAGACTATTAATACCAGATGATTTTGGTTTAGTCGCTATGGTATTAGTATTTACCGCTTTTGCTCAATTATTGACTGACTTTGGATTGTCTGCATCTCTGATTCAAACAAAATACTTAGACAAAATACAAATTAATACTTGTTTCTGGTTTAGCCTAATTGTCGGGTTGATTCTGACATTTGTTATGGTGTTTTTTAGCTCTCAGATGGCTAACTTCTATCAACGAATAGAGATAATTGATATTTGTATATCTTTATCTTTTTTATTTTTATTCAATTCAGTTAGTAGCGTTCCAAAAGCAATAATGAGCAAGGAGCTAAGACACAAAGAAATTGGATTGATAGATCTTTATGCCAATATTACAGGAAGCTTTATTGCTTTGACTTGTGCACTATCGGGGATGTCATATTGGAGTTTAGTTATACAACAACTTGTGACTAACTTTATACGCACCGCTTTATTGCTTTATAAAAGTCACATTACTATTCTATTTTGCTTTAGTCTTTCAACGTTAAAAAGTTTATTCCGCTTTTCATTTTATGTGTTTTGTACCCAAACACTAAGGCAAATTACACTGCAAACCGATAAAATGCTGGTAGGTAGGTTTCTAGATTCAACTACACTGGGGCTGTATTCAAAAGCCTACCAATTGATGCTGTTCCCAATTAACAATATTTCCCGTGTTCTTGCCAATGTAATGTTCCCTACATTGAGTAAAATTCAAGATGATCCTGACCGAATTGGACGTATTTATCTAAAGACGATCGGGTGCATTTCTTTTCTCACTTTTCCTATGATGTTGGGTTTAATATGTATATCACCTTACTTTATTGAAGTTGTTTTGGGCACTGCATGGATAAATATGTCCCCTTATTTACAATTTTTTTGCGGTATTGGTATGTTGATGTCCATAGTAACCATCACGGGCTCAATATATTTAGCAATGGGACACTCTAAATTACAATTTAAAGTCAATCTTATCAATCAACCATTACAAATAGCTGGGTTTGTGATTGGTATTCAATTTGGCATACAAGGTATGATGTTTGGATTTACCGTGGCCTACATTATCTCAGCACTTATCACTTGGAGTACTGCCATGAAGCTAATAAATTTAAATTTAATGCACATTGTTAAAAGCCTTTTTCCCACTTTAATCATTACTTTGATGATGGCAGCTAGTATCACAGGGCTCGACATTTTGTTTTTAACAAACAATAGTCCTATAAGTAAATTAATTATACTTATACTTGCCGGAAGCCTGACCTATGCGAGTTTAAGTATTTTATTAAAGCCCAAGCCATTTATCCACATAATGGAACTTATAAATGAAAAGAGAAACAAAACCCAGTCTGATTGA
- a CDS encoding glycosyltransferase family 2 protein, whose product MQPSKNKSLEGIEIAVIIPCFNDVDRLNLCLDALSKQTLNSQKFTVIVVDNGSDIYPTVATDLYPNVHLLSESKPGSYNARNKGIASIESEFYAFTDADCIPEKTWLEESLNAVKNQEIDAIGGPIHLFSIKEDAPTPFELLDILSGFQQHKSVKKLLYTPTANLVTKSKTFEKIGYFNGSLMSGGDKEWCQRLNNSGGTLLYVQNATVNHPARASAIEYYTKIRRLAHGMWARKNTDPTIKSYLGIKGLVSCITPPINRWKSIFNDFPDIPLSTKIKAAFYLYTVKFYSQYQIQLCRFGLIKIAERK is encoded by the coding sequence ATGCAGCCAAGTAAAAATAAATCTTTAGAGGGCATTGAGATCGCGGTCATTATTCCTTGCTTTAATGACGTAGATAGATTGAATTTATGTCTTGATGCTCTATCAAAACAAACATTAAACTCGCAAAAATTTACAGTCATTGTCGTAGATAACGGCTCTGATATTTATCCAACTGTCGCTACCGACCTTTATCCTAATGTTCATCTGCTTTCAGAATCGAAACCAGGTTCTTACAATGCCAGAAATAAAGGTATTGCTTCAATAGAATCTGAATTTTATGCCTTCACTGATGCCGACTGTATACCAGAAAAAACATGGCTAGAAGAATCTCTAAATGCAGTTAAAAATCAAGAAATTGACGCAATTGGTGGACCAATACATTTATTTTCCATCAAAGAGGATGCACCAACACCTTTTGAATTACTTGACATACTATCCGGTTTTCAGCAACACAAGTCAGTTAAAAAATTACTTTATACTCCTACAGCCAACCTTGTTACGAAATCCAAAACATTTGAAAAAATAGGATATTTTAATGGTTCACTCATGTCTGGCGGAGATAAAGAATGGTGTCAACGTCTTAACAATTCGGGCGGAACACTCTTATATGTGCAAAATGCAACGGTTAATCACCCAGCTAGAGCTTCAGCCATTGAATATTATACAAAAATACGGCGCTTAGCACACGGTATGTGGGCAAGGAAAAATACCGATCCTACAATTAAATCTTATTTAGGGATAAAAGGACTTGTAAGCTGTATTACGCCACCAATAAATAGATGGAAAAGTATATTTAACGATTTTCCCGACATACCTTTATCGACAAAAATAAAAGCGGCTTTTTATCTGTATACAGTTAAATTTTATTCACAATATCAAATTCAACTTTGTCGCTTTGGTTTGATAAAAATAGCCGAAAGAAAGTAA
- a CDS encoding glycosyltransferase family 2 protein produces MNTPAVTVIIPTYNDTARLSLCLDALSQQTYPQTKFEVWVVDNNSSQPCDKLVSQYAFARYLHEAHPGSYSARNLALKQVGLGEIIAFTDSDCIPDKEWLSAAIKALENDSEKLGAIGGCIDMYAASDSPSLAELYDMVTGFEQADYIRKENFSVTANLVTRLSVIEAVGEFNANLKSSGDKDWCQRMVKAGFALAYCESARVVHPARQSVSSIKTKLRRLYGGFYYNHRNVKSDKLFSFVGLFEALMPPLDKIRQLRKTKLSISATRKLQLVAFFYYLKFYTLTYRLKLLSGFEKNVERL; encoded by the coding sequence ATGAACACTCCTGCAGTTACGGTTATCATCCCAACCTATAACGATACGGCAAGGCTCTCACTGTGTCTTGATGCGCTGAGTCAACAGACATACCCGCAAACGAAGTTTGAGGTGTGGGTGGTAGATAACAATTCATCGCAGCCCTGTGACAAACTAGTGAGTCAGTATGCTTTTGCTCGTTATTTACATGAAGCTCACCCCGGCTCCTATAGCGCTCGTAATTTAGCATTAAAACAAGTGGGGTTGGGCGAAATTATTGCCTTCACTGATTCAGATTGCATACCTGACAAAGAATGGTTGTCTGCAGCTATTAAGGCCCTTGAAAACGACTCAGAAAAACTCGGTGCTATCGGTGGGTGTATTGACATGTATGCAGCCAGCGATTCACCATCACTTGCCGAGTTGTACGATATGGTCACGGGTTTTGAACAAGCTGATTATATTCGTAAAGAAAATTTTTCAGTTACGGCTAACTTGGTTACCCGTCTTAGTGTTATCGAGGCAGTCGGGGAGTTCAACGCCAATTTAAAATCCAGTGGTGACAAAGACTGGTGTCAAAGAATGGTGAAGGCTGGCTTTGCGCTAGCGTATTGTGAGTCGGCAAGGGTAGTGCACCCCGCTAGGCAGTCAGTGAGTAGCATTAAAACTAAATTACGGCGCCTTTACGGTGGTTTTTATTACAATCACCGCAACGTGAAGTCTGATAAACTCTTCAGTTTTGTAGGCTTGTTTGAAGCGCTTATGCCTCCATTAGATAAAATACGTCAATTGCGTAAGACTAAGCTGTCGATATCTGCAACGCGTAAATTGCAACTTGTGGCATTTTTTTATTATTTAAAATTTTATACCTTAACATACCGTTTAAAGCTGCTGTCAGGTTTTGAGAAGAATGTTGAGCGGTTATAG
- a CDS encoding glycosyltransferase family 2 protein, translating into MKNKSLMPSISVVIPSHNAQSTIQTTLKRVLAQKQPCDEIIIVDNNSHENDNTESIVTSLNEPSIRYLKPAECANGNVARNIGSEASSSDFIAYCDSDDEWDVDHLATRVVLHQQTQALAIYSGAKIRNGKQVKQDISRAIKVNESAVEFVIGANKALAQTSSFFVHQSVWQKSPWDETLKRHQDYEFFIAVQQAVGWHYLDQATYYLNWHATDIRHHHFASYWDFYSKYKEQLADASKARYLFTRWKEAHLFAPQDEYKQQFENELAQVKQQLPLSKKVLFSQPWLLTSLWSVLRHYI; encoded by the coding sequence GAAAAATAAATCCTTAATGCCAAGTATTAGTGTGGTTATCCCCAGCCACAATGCTCAAAGTACTATTCAAACAACCTTGAAGCGGGTGCTGGCGCAAAAACAGCCTTGTGACGAGATCATCATTGTTGACAATAATAGCCATGAAAATGACAACACTGAAAGCATAGTAACAAGTCTTAATGAACCTAGTATCAGGTACTTAAAGCCAGCCGAATGTGCCAACGGCAATGTAGCCAGAAACATAGGCAGTGAGGCTTCCTCCAGTGACTTTATTGCCTATTGTGATAGTGATGACGAGTGGGATGTTGATCATCTTGCGACTAGGGTGGTTTTACATCAACAAACTCAAGCTTTGGCTATTTACAGCGGTGCAAAAATCCGCAATGGTAAACAAGTAAAACAAGACATTAGCCGGGCTATCAAGGTAAATGAATCAGCGGTAGAGTTTGTTATTGGTGCTAACAAAGCACTGGCTCAGACCTCGTCGTTTTTTGTGCATCAATCTGTATGGCAAAAAAGTCCCTGGGATGAAACATTAAAACGCCATCAAGATTACGAGTTTTTCATCGCAGTGCAACAGGCTGTTGGTTGGCATTATCTTGATCAAGCAACCTACTATTTGAACTGGCATGCCACAGATATTCGCCATCACCATTTTGCATCCTATTGGGATTTTTACAGCAAATATAAAGAACAGTTAGCGGATGCAAGTAAAGCGCGTTATTTATTTACTCGTTGGAAAGAAGCCCACCTATTTGCGCCACAAGATGAATATAAGCAGCAGTTTGAGAATGAATTAGCTCAAGTGAAACAGCAATTACCATTAAGTAAAAAAGTGCTCTTTTCACAGCCATGGTTATTGACTAGCTTGTGGTCTGTTTTGCGCCACTACATTTAG